A genomic window from Nicotiana sylvestris chromosome 11, ASM39365v2, whole genome shotgun sequence includes:
- the LOC104245113 gene encoding uncharacterized protein encodes MTRSVGLSQQERTISNHKYKPYHPKQHSKTNSLFSLYSPKFSIYLLITCAIIFILFQIQSLQTPPSSPFSSLLPSWTFLNQWQKVIINTSTSISTFNHDHNCNNDQDNLTKSMAVKLRESVTFLPLKDLRYSSTAQQGHTWFMSSMYDTHEEGEVQYQRFPSNASKGRVLCLKGNDTHDGAWNYYALAWPETLPYNSTLKKGLTFVSYNHYNYDNIWHGLSAMVPFVAWHIKNQCSLVPPRWILYHWGELRIKMGPWLKSLMEATFGEPLHIETNYGNQESENNMIASCFEDAVVMRHNEGGMSRQKRIQVYDLLRCKARIYCNVSLEGRLSEVNEGGLPVVGMTMYMRTGPRSFRNESVVIKIFEKECQKVEGCRFIVAYSSNLTFCEQVKVMSLTDILISPHGAQLTNIILMDKNSSVLEFFPKGWLKLAGVGQYVYHWIASWSGMKHEGAWRDPDGDPCPYSDDDRRCMAVYKGAKIGYNETYFSEWARGVLSEVRIRKKEELASKKKNSDHAIPSGCQCSS; translated from the exons ATGACCAGATCAGTAGGCTTATCACAACAAGAAAGAACCATCAGTAACCACAAGTATAAGCCTTACCATCCCAAACAACATTCTAAGACAAATTCACTCTTTTCACTCTACTCACCAAAATTCTCCATCTATCTCCTAATCACTTGTGCCATTATTTTCATTCTTTTCCAAATTCAATCTTTACAAACCCCACCTTCTTCTCCTTTCTCATCTCTCTTGCCATCATGGACATTCTTGAATCAATGGCAAAAAGTCATCATCAACACAAGTACAAGCATATCAACTTTCAATCATGATCACAACTGCAACAATGATCAAGATAATCTCACCAAATCAATGGCCGTGAAACTCCGCGAGTCAGTTACTTTTCTTCCTCTGAAAGACTTACGTTACTCCTCCACAGCTCAACAAGGACACACATGGTTCATGAGTTCCATGTATGACACACATGAAGAAGGTGAAGTCCAATATCAAAGATTCCCTTCAAATGCATCAAAAGGTAGAGTTTTGTGCCTTAAAGGTAATGACACTCATGATGGTGCATGGAATTACTATGCACTAGCATGGCCTGAAACATTGCCTTACAATTCCACCTTAAAAAAAGGTCTCACATTTGTATCTTACAATCACTATAATTATGATAACATTTGGCATGGCTTGTCAGCTATGGTACCATTTGTAGCATGGCATATTAAAAACCAATGTTCACTTGTTCCACCTAGATGGATTTTGTACCATTGGGGTGAACTTAGGATTAAAATGGGACCTTGGTTGAAATCTTTAATGGAAGCTACATTTGGTGAACCACTTCATATTGAAACAAATTATGGAAATCAAGAATCTGAAAACAATATGATTGCTTCTTGTTTTGAGGATGCTGTGGTGATGAGACATAATGAAGGGGGCATGTCTAGACAGAAAAGGATACAAGTATATGATTTACTAAGGTGTAAGGCCAGAATTTACTGTAATGTGAGCTTAGAAGGTAGGTTGTCGGAGGTGAACGAAGGGGGATTGCCGGTGGTCGGAATGACAATGTATATGAGGACTGGACCAAGATCTTTCAGGAATGAATCAGTTGTGATTAAAATCTTTGAAAAGGAATGTCAGAAGGTGGAGGGCTGCAGATTCATAGTTGCTTACTCCAGTAATCTCACTTTTTGTGAACAG GTGAAGGTGATGAGTTTGACAGACATACTGATATCCCCACACGGAGCACAATTAACAAACATAATCCTCATGGACAAAAACAGCAGTGTGTTAGAGTTTTTTCCCAAAGGGTGGCTCAAACTTGCAGGCGTAGGCCAATATGTGTATCACTGGATAGCTAGCTGGTCGGGGATGAAACACGAGGGAGCTTGGCGTGACCCTGATGGTGATCCCTGCCCTTACTCCGACGACGATAGGCGTTGCATGGCCGTTTATAAAGGTGCCAAAATTGGATACAATGAGACATATTTTTCTGAATGGGCTAGAGGTGTTCTCAGTGAGGTGAGAATAAGGAAGAAGGAAGAGTTAGCCTCAAAGAAGAAGAATTCAGATCATGCTATTCCTAGTGGATGTCAATGTAGTAGCTAA